From Argopecten irradians isolate NY chromosome 12, Ai_NY, whole genome shotgun sequence, one genomic window encodes:
- the LOC138304641 gene encoding NXPE family member 4-like: MGKRYCIMGFLVCTVYVLIICITLSPESNINFLVTSANTIKQKTTHSVNDKFDGKDVVSFSKPDLYTHNNCCVRADVNDYKTVATSAFSKIYLTFNRSKYPLGEMIHVRIELCDGYGKHISIGGDVLRIWMTGLSQNASVNGYVTDHANGSYTGHVMALWTGESVIKTSIANTKQQISLVQNHIEKHGQVYAMLGGFGKHDKVVEKTTCSVKPDVYGLTDMCNLTKANYDNELYCGRPTNPNLTCTDWITMHDIITHDINPNEIKNVRPFVHQPLKSLVVNITGEYGVVPSPTLPCHKRSSKDTWTGESPAGFYYRNKWQLRACNNTFVPSRKSYEDCLRNRHLLFLGDSNIRSWFWRVQQLTRSKTFANSTVFWKMAERVDLNITMTWAAHEIPYYSGLKVYFRKDIKSNAWHLDEIPPHKNVIVLIHYTYHVIRIMPRAFRAHVRSLKQGLMKLFERNLKSRVFIKGPHSSINSRLPYLPVDYARKGLEQILYEELQELQNKIVYLNGWDLTTGIENINLHPSDKTVNDMVHDLFGYLCRS; this comes from the exons ATGGGTAAACGATACTGTATTATGGGATTTCTTGTTTGCACAGTTTATGTATTGATTATTTGTATTACACTTTCGCCTGAAAG CAATATCAACTTCCTCGTCACCAGTGCTAACACGATCAAACAGAAAACAACTCATAGTGTAAATGATAAGTTTGATGGAAAGGACGTTGTGTCTTTTTCCAAACCAGATTTATACACACATAACAATTGTTGCGTACGAGCAGATGTTAACGATTATAAAACCGTGGCAACATCTGCTTTTTCGAAAATATATCTGACGTTTAATCGGTCTAAATATCCACTTGGAGAAATGATCCATGTAAGAATCGAACTCTGTGACGGATACGGTAAACACATTTCTATCGGAGGGGATGTTCTCAGGATCTGGATGACAGGTCTATCCCAGAACGCAAGCGTGAATGGTTACGTCACAGATCACGCTAACGGGTCATACACAGGTCACGTGATGGCATTATGGACTGGTGAAAGTGTTATTAAAACGTCGATTGCAAATACGAAACAACAAATTTCACTCGTTCAAAATCATATTGAGAAACACGGACAGGTGTACGCCATGCTTGGAGGATTCGGGAAACATGATAAAGTTGTAGAGAAAACGACATGCAGTGTAAAGCCGGATGTGTATGGATTGACAGATATGTGTAACTTAACTAAGGCAAACTATGACAATGAGTTGTACTGTGGGAGACCCACCAACCCTAACCTCACCTGTACAGACTGGATAACAATGCACGATATCATAACGCACGATATTAATCCCAACGAAATCAAAAATGTCAG GCCATTTGTTCATCAACCACTAAAGAGTCTTGTCGTGAACATCACTGGAG AATATGGTGTTGTTCCATCTCCTACTCTACCATGCCACAAAAGGTCAAGCAAGGACACATGGACTGGAGAATCTCCGGCTGGATTCTATTACCGGAATAAATGGCAGCTCCGTGCATGTAACAACACCTTCGTGCCTTCCCGGAAATCCTACGAGGACTGCCTTCGTAACCGTCATCTCCTATTCTTAGGAGATTCCAACATACGTTCGTGGTTTTGGCGAGTTCAACAACTAACTAGATCAAAAACTTTTGCGAACTCAACTGTTTTTTGGAAGATGGCCGAACGTGTAGATCTAAATATTACAATGACATGGGCCGCTCACGAAATTCCATACTATAGTGGGCTCAAGGTTTATTTTCGGAAAGATATTAAGTCTAATGCCTGGCATCTAGATGAAATTCCTCCGCATAAAAACGTCATAGTCTTGATTCACTACACCTACCACGTGATCAGAATCATGCCTAGGGCATTTCGTGCGCATGTTCGAAGTCTTAAGCAAGGATTAATGAAATTGTTTGAGCGCAACTTGAAATCTAGGGTTTTTATAAAAGGACCTCACTCTTCAATTAACTCGCGTTTGCCGTATCTACCTGTTGATTACGCAAGGAAAGGTTTGGAACAAATCTTGTATGAGGAACTGCAGGAGCTACAAAATAAAATCGTGTATTTGAATGGATGGGATTTGACGACAGGTATTGAGAATATCAACCTTCACCCAAGTGACAAAACAGTGAACGATATGGTCCACGATTTATTTGGGTATTTGTGTAGAAGTTAG
- the LOC138305066 gene encoding uncharacterized protein, with product MASIRFMSWNVTGIMSAASHLNTALTSHNIDICGISEHWLLEEQRHLFQSIHSDYASHVISDFSLHPLAHDRRRKGGVALLWRKDLSSRVTVIDSADDRIAILKLSLNSSVVFIMQVYLPTSRYGADTFSEYVAKLNEFCASFLSEGSVIIMGDLNARLSGPRINGYENSRGHQLQIVLNRHQLFAVTTSLLCNGPTHTYVHSDDGSSSLIDHLIIESSKHDLIKECRVLNDYYLDVSNHRPIICEMCFPVDIPTSYEQMPHTSFKWNSADGSDYSEIYRQTLQSHLVNSDICKRVLASEQDIERFTRDIASCLYAASESSLKKRKFRSFLKPYWKGELKALHKEMWRLRCVWVSNGRPRDSNSVSFAQYKEAKRKFRLKHRQLSESHLVNLNIELESAADLNQKSFWSMIKSRRSDSCGNSGAEMKFANIIVRDPPSLALHWGDYFSKMYTESSNMIQFYSLSRPKLCKK from the exons ATGGCTTCGATCCGGtttatgtcatggaatgttacTGGCATTATGTCAGCGGCTTCGCACCTTAACACTGCCCTCACTTCACATAACATCGACATATGTGGCATATCAGAGCATTGGTTACTTGAAGAGCAAAGACATCTATTTCAGAGTATACATAGTGACTATGCCAGTCATGTCATCTCTGACTTTTCACTTCATCCTTTAGCTCATGACAGAAGGCGCAAGGGAGGCGTCGCTTTATTATGGCGCAAAGATCTTTCAAGTCGGGTGACGGTAATTGATTCTGCTGATGATCGAATCGCAATACTGAAATTATCTTTGAACTCAAGCGTGGTATTCATAATGCAAGTTTATCTTCCGACATCTCGTTATGGTGCAGATACTTTTTCTGAATATGTTGCAAAATTAAACGAATTCTGCGCGTCGTTCCTTTCTGAAGGTTCAGTTATTATTATGGGTGATCTTAATGCACGTTTAAGTGGTCCCAGAATCAACGGATATGAGAACAGCCGTGGTCACCAACTTCAAATAGTCTTGAATCGTCATCAACTTTTCGCGGTAACAACGTCCTTGTTGTGCAATGGTCCTACCCATACCTATGTTCACTCTGATGACGGCTCATCTTCCTTGATCGATCACCTGATCATTGAATCTAGTAAACATGACCTTATCAAAGAATGCCGAGTGCTCAACGATTATTATCTTGATGTATCTAATCATCGTCCGATTATTTGTGAAATGTGTTTTCCTGTCGACATTCCAACATCGTATGAACAAATGCCGCATACCTCATTTAAATGGAATTCAGCTGATGGTTCTGATTACTCCGAAATATATCGGCAAACACTCCAGTCACATTTGGTAAATTCTGATATATGCAAACGCGTCTTAGCATCCGAACAAGATATTGAAAGATTTACCAGAGATATTGCTTCTTGTCTTTACGCGGCGTCGGAGTCTTCTCTGAAGAAACGTAAGTTCCGCTCATTCCTGAAACCCTATTGGAAGGGTGAACTGAAGGCATTGCATAAGGAGATGTGGAGACTTCGCTGTGTGTGGGTTTCAAATGGACGGCCACGTGACTCTAACTCTGTTTCGTTTGCTCAATATAAGGAAGCAAAAAGAAAATTTAGGTTAAAACATAGACAGCTTTCAGAGTCTCATCTAGTGAACCTGAATATTGAGTTAGAATCTGCTGCTGATTTAAATCAAAAATCTTTTTGGTCAATGATTAAATCTCGACGTAGTGACTCGTGTGGTAATTCGGGGGCAGAAATGAAATTTGCAAACATTATTGTAAGAGATCCACCTAGCCTTGCCCTGCACTGGGGAGattatttctcaaaaatgtATACAGAATCTTCTAAT atgatacagttCTACTCGCTGAGTCGCCCAAAGCTCTGCAAGAAATGA
- the LOC138304644 gene encoding uncharacterized protein: MADISINNNTETVNRQITQFLENGGKHELAFQEIFNCSASCGGSEFTKAVFRMPYFGIFERQKSDPREPWMSTLCRTKDIFDYNILSKLVDDPDFDDEVKLTYADLKKFIEDKTQHEACLQKLRQSLTSEGVLTETDVAYALAVHVYAPLSNKQTSCILNSHTKGFPMSCPGGCGRSVTKGTTGIGAVQTWHGYADVITNNAVPVKFFFDEPYDLNTDEELQEKNDSKDSLDSFPETRLGFYQSEDPISEILALTITNSFAQVNRDSSLKNGLIPSIACSMEDVMLFCYDSESDLLACVPEHFRLWSRTNTQQFDLASIVRIWLYMNFRTFMLPSVSDRFLIEKSNFHKIAPLRHYKHYTKCGVNEFRSKDNRPRVRGTRSPRKRKLSSDEESC; the protein is encoded by the exons ATGGCGGATATTTCGATAAACAACAACACAGAAACTGTCAATAGACAAATAACTCAGTTTCTGGAGAATGGAGGAAAACACGAACTTGCATTTCAGGAAATATTCAATTGTAGTGCGTCATGTGGTGGATCAGAATTCACGAAAGCAGTTTTTAGAATGCCCTACTTTGGAATATTTGAACGCCAGAAATCAGACCCTCGAGAACCGTGGATGAGCACCTTGTGTAGAACGAAAGATATTTTTGACTATAACATTCTTTCAAAGTTGGTCGACGACCCAGACTTCGATGATGAAGTGAAACTAACATACGCAGATCTCAAAAAATTTATTGAAG ATAAAACCCAACACGAAGCGTGTCTCCAGAAATTGCGTCAGTCTCTGACAAGTGAGGGAGTTCTAACAGAGACTGATGTTGCCTATGCCTtagctgtacatgtatatgctccTTTAAGTAACAAGCAGACAAGCTGCATCCTTAATAGCCACACCAAGGGGTTCCCCATGAGTTGTCCAGGAGGATGCGGCAGATCAGTAACAAAAGGAACTACTGGCATCG GAGCTGTACAGACATGGCATGGATATGCAGATGTTATTACCAATAATGCTGTTCCAGTGAAATTCTTTTTTGATGAACCTTATGACCTTAATACAGATGAAGAGCtacaagaaaaaaatgacaGCAAGGATTCACTTGACTCTTTCCCTGAAACCAGACTGGGATTTTATCAAAGTGAGGATCCAATATCtgaaattttagctctgactaTTACAAACAGCTTTGCACAAGTGAATAGAGACAGTTCACTTAAAAATGGTTTAATTCCATCTATTGCATGCTCTATGGAAGATGTAATGCTCTTTTGTTACGACTCTGAAAGCGATTTACTTGCATGCGTTCCTGAACATTTTAGACTCTGGAGTAGGACTAACACACAGCAGTTTGACCTAGCTTCAATTGTACGAATATGGCTGTATATGAATTTTAGGACATTTATGCTACCATCAGTTTCTGATAGATTCCTTATagaaaaatcaaattttcacaaGATAGCACCTCTTCGTCATTACAAGCATTATACAAAGTGTGGAGTAAATGAGTTCAGGAGCAAAGACAATAGACCACGTGTACGTGGAACACGGTCTccaagaaaaagaaaattgtcTTCAGATGAGGAATCCTGTTGA